A genomic stretch from Desulfurellaceae bacterium includes:
- a CDS encoding UDP-N-acetylmuramoyl-tripeptide--D-alanyl-D-alanine ligase: MKITAQQVCAATGGTLTSGRADTLFRSVTIDSRTASRGALFVPLPGTRTDGHAYLGAAVQGGAAGFLYAHHAASVLRGIEADALAAGAVGIGVSDPLTALQELAAWHRTRLPARVVGIAGSNGKTTTKELLAQVCAAHKPSLATLGNLNNQIGLPLTLLRADGAEDILILEMGTSGPGELSLLGRLARPHIGVITSVAEEHTEMLTDLSGVIAAETELIATLPADGLAIIHGDDAALVEAVARQARCRIVTFGEKDTNTFRAADIRVSRGGTRFVLQAPVGTRPVRLGLLGSHFALAALVAIAVATECGIGLDAACHALQTAHGAPRRMAVIAVPERELTILDDSYNANPASVRQALLTAAQVRTAGERLLVVLGDMLELGTLSPVRHKEMGEVVARLDPQPELLITVGHEAWALAAQAQARGMSVRTFGTAVEAADFMRDKVEDYAGPQLVLIKGSRGVQLEIVTRALGVNEG; the protein is encoded by the coding sequence GTGAAAATAACGGCACAGCAGGTATGCGCCGCAACAGGCGGGACGCTGACCTCCGGGCGGGCGGATACGCTGTTCCGTTCGGTTACGATCGATTCCCGGACGGCCAGCCGGGGCGCCTTATTCGTTCCCCTGCCCGGCACCAGGACCGACGGCCATGCCTATCTCGGGGCGGCCGTCCAAGGCGGAGCCGCAGGTTTCCTGTATGCCCACCACGCCGCCTCCGTACTCAGGGGAATCGAGGCTGACGCCTTAGCGGCAGGAGCGGTGGGCATCGGCGTATCCGATCCGCTGACCGCCCTCCAGGAGCTGGCAGCCTGGCATCGCACCCGACTGCCCGCCAGAGTCGTCGGTATCGCCGGTAGCAACGGCAAGACGACGACGAAAGAGTTGCTGGCCCAGGTGTGCGCCGCCCACAAACCAAGCCTGGCCACCCTGGGCAATCTGAACAACCAGATCGGCCTGCCGCTGACCCTGCTGCGCGCCGACGGCGCGGAAGACATCCTGATCCTGGAGATGGGCACCAGCGGTCCCGGCGAGCTGAGCCTGCTCGGCCGGCTGGCCCGCCCGCACATCGGGGTCATCACCTCGGTTGCCGAAGAGCACACCGAGATGCTGACCGATCTGTCCGGTGTGATCGCGGCCGAAACCGAGCTGATCGCCACCCTGCCCGCCGACGGGCTGGCCATCATTCACGGCGATGACGCCGCCCTGGTGGAGGCCGTCGCCCGCCAGGCCAGGTGCCGGATTGTGACCTTCGGCGAAAAGGACACCAACACCTTTCGGGCGGCCGACATCCGGGTCTCGCGTGGGGGAACGCGCTTTGTGTTGCAGGCGCCGGTTGGGACTCGCCCGGTCCGCCTGGGGCTGCTGGGCAGTCACTTTGCCCTCGCCGCCCTGGTGGCGATTGCCGTGGCCACCGAGTGTGGCATTGGTCTGGATGCGGCCTGCCACGCCCTGCAAACGGCTCACGGTGCCCCACGCAGAATGGCGGTTATTGCCGTGCCCGAGCGTGAGCTGACGATTCTTGACGACTCGTACAACGCCAACCCGGCCTCCGTGCGGCAGGCACTGCTGACCGCCGCTCAGGTGCGGACTGCGGGCGAACGGCTGCTTGTCGTGCTGGGCGACATGCTGGAGTTGGGCACGCTCAGCCCCGTCCGCCACAAGGAAATGGGCGAGGTGGTAGCCCGCCTCGATCCCCAGCCGGAGCTGCTGATCACGGTCGGACACGAAGCCTGGGCTCTCGCCGCCCAAGCCCAGGCCAGAGGGATGTCGGTCCGGACCTTTGGGACAGCGGTCGAGGCCGCGGATTTCATGCGGGACAAGGTTGAGGACTACGCCGGCCCGCAGCTTGTGCTGATCAAAGGCTCACGTGGCGTGCAGCTTGAGATCGTGACCCGGGCGCTGGGCGTCAACGAGGGGTAA
- a CDS encoding molybdopterin molybdotransferase MoeA has translation MISVHEAVSQILETVSPLAGERVSLFEASGRVLAEAIPSDREVPPFDNSAMDGYAVRWQDIRQAEADTPAELSVLEVIQAGAVPDQTVTPGMASKIMTGAVLPPGADTVIRVEDTHEIDGRVLIQKSNELGANVRARGEDIRPGQLILEKGRVLRPADIGLLASVGRSFVLVRQRPRVAILSTGNELVEVDGTLRPGQIVNSNAYTLAAAVQDAGGLPVPLEIARDSLDETRSALQEAVRHDVVLSTGGVSVGDFDFVKAAMDELGMQRLFWQVAQRPGKPLTFGLLKDRLYFGLPGNPVSALVCFYLYVRPSLRRMLGHTRLFPPVVSATVSEDIPIARNLTEFVRCQLSRHDGQYAVRSTGTQSSGVLSSLSLGHGLIIGPREQTRLTKGTEVRVIVLDGDAFASEEAPF, from the coding sequence ATGATCTCCGTACACGAAGCAGTCAGCCAGATCCTTGAAACCGTCAGCCCGCTGGCCGGGGAGCGGGTCAGCCTGTTTGAGGCGAGCGGTCGGGTATTGGCCGAAGCCATCCCCTCTGATCGTGAGGTGCCGCCTTTCGATAATTCGGCGATGGACGGCTATGCCGTGCGCTGGCAGGATATCCGCCAGGCCGAGGCCGACACGCCCGCCGAGCTGTCCGTTCTTGAGGTCATTCAAGCCGGCGCCGTGCCGGACCAGACCGTCACACCCGGCATGGCCAGCAAGATCATGACCGGTGCCGTGCTGCCGCCCGGCGCAGACACGGTGATCCGGGTCGAGGATACGCACGAGATCGACGGTCGGGTCCTGATTCAGAAGTCAAACGAGTTGGGCGCAAATGTCCGGGCCAGGGGGGAGGACATCCGACCGGGTCAGCTGATTTTAGAAAAAGGGCGGGTGTTGCGCCCGGCGGATATTGGACTGCTGGCCTCGGTCGGGCGGAGTTTCGTGCTCGTGCGCCAGCGTCCCCGGGTCGCCATCCTCAGCACTGGCAACGAGCTGGTCGAGGTCGATGGCACGCTCCGGCCGGGCCAGATTGTCAATTCAAACGCCTATACCCTGGCCGCAGCGGTGCAGGACGCCGGTGGGCTACCGGTGCCGCTTGAGATTGCCCGCGACTCGCTGGACGAGACCCGCAGCGCGTTGCAGGAAGCCGTTCGACACGATGTCGTGCTGTCTACCGGCGGCGTATCGGTCGGCGATTTTGATTTTGTCAAAGCCGCCATGGACGAGCTGGGCATGCAGCGTCTGTTCTGGCAGGTGGCCCAGCGACCGGGCAAGCCGCTGACCTTCGGGCTGCTCAAGGACCGGCTGTACTTTGGTCTGCCGGGCAATCCGGTTTCGGCCTTGGTGTGTTTTTATCTCTATGTGCGCCCCAGCCTGCGACGCATGCTGGGCCACACCAGGCTGTTCCCGCCCGTTGTGTCGGCCACCGTGAGCGAGGACATCCCCATTGCCAGGAACCTGACCGAGTTTGTCCGCTGCCAACTCAGCCGGCATGACGGGCAGTACGCGGTCCGCTCAACCGGCACCCAAAGTTCCGGCGTGCTGAGTTCGCTGTCGCTCGGACACGGGCTGATCATCGGGCCGCGCGAACAGACGCGGCTCACCAAGGGCACGGAAGTCAGGGTCATCGTGCTGGATGGCGATGCGTTTGCCAGCGAAGAGGCGCCGTTCTGA
- a CDS encoding DNA phosphorothioation-associated putative methyltransferase yields the protein MPAKRRRSERTVSAQTVARHRTALSRVGLSRPIRLSLENGLIHAQTSVFDYGCGRGDDLRALSSRGIRCRGWDPVYAPDTERRRADVVNLGYVVNVIEDPEERAAALQNAWALTRQVLVVAARLSLEAQPAGQRPYRDGFLTQLGTFQKYYDQQELRAWIDGVLGVASLAAAPGIFYVFRDADARQSFVAARYRRQTSAPRQRQSDLLFERHRDLFAPLIAFLSRRGRLPDETELAEAPAVCREIGSLKRAYGIIRRVTGEEGWRRIREERAQDLLIYLALGRFDGRPRFSQLPPDLQLDVKAFFSTYTRACKEADSLLFSAGDRAALDTACRAALGKLIPSALYVHVSALPQLPAILRVYEGCARAYIGAVEDANIIKLHRDSPQVSYLSYPQFERDPHPALAASLLVPLQTFRIQHRDYTGSNNPPILHRKEAFLSSAHPLYPKFSRLTRQEEKWGLYDKAVRIGTRRGWEQILAERGVRLSGHRLVRRHEPDGAS from the coding sequence TTGCCAGCGAAGAGGCGCCGTTCTGAGCGGACGGTCTCCGCTCAGACTGTTGCGCGCCATCGCACGGCGCTGAGTCGGGTCGGACTGTCGCGTCCGATCCGACTCAGCCTCGAAAACGGGCTCATCCACGCCCAGACCTCGGTCTTTGACTACGGCTGCGGCCGTGGTGACGACCTGCGCGCGCTGTCCAGCCGGGGTATTCGATGTCGGGGTTGGGACCCGGTCTATGCGCCTGACACCGAACGCCGCCGGGCGGATGTGGTCAACCTGGGCTACGTCGTCAATGTGATAGAAGACCCCGAGGAACGGGCGGCCGCTCTGCAAAACGCCTGGGCGCTGACCCGGCAGGTGTTGGTGGTGGCGGCCCGTCTCAGCCTGGAGGCTCAGCCTGCGGGTCAGCGGCCGTACCGAGACGGTTTTCTGACCCAGCTCGGAACCTTCCAAAAATACTACGATCAGCAGGAGTTACGAGCCTGGATCGATGGTGTCCTGGGCGTTGCCAGCCTTGCGGCGGCACCGGGCATCTTTTATGTCTTCCGCGACGCGGATGCCCGACAGTCCTTTGTCGCGGCGCGCTACCGACGCCAGACCTCCGCCCCACGCCAGCGCCAGAGCGATCTCCTGTTTGAGCGCCATCGGGATCTTTTTGCGCCGCTGATCGCTTTTCTCAGCCGGCGCGGTCGCCTGCCCGATGAGACTGAGCTTGCCGAGGCGCCCGCTGTGTGTCGGGAAATCGGCAGTCTCAAGCGCGCCTACGGCATTATCCGGCGTGTCACCGGCGAGGAGGGCTGGCGCCGCATTCGGGAAGAACGTGCCCAGGACTTACTCATCTATCTGGCCCTGGGTCGCTTTGACGGTCGTCCCCGCTTTTCTCAGCTGCCGCCTGACCTCCAGCTCGATGTCAAGGCGTTTTTCTCGACCTACACCCGGGCGTGTAAAGAAGCCGACAGCCTGCTCTTTTCCGCCGGGGACAGGGCTGCGCTAGACACCGCCTGCCGGGCTGCGCTTGGCAAATTGATCCCCAGCGCGCTGTACGTCCATGTTTCGGCCCTGCCCCAGTTGCCGGCCATCCTCCGTGTCTACGAAGGCTGTGCCCGGGCTTATATTGGCGCGGTTGAAGACGCCAACATCATTAAGCTTCACCGAGACTCGCCACAGGTTTCCTACCTGTCCTACCCGCAGTTTGAGCGTGACCCGCATCCGGCGCTGGCCGCCTCGCTGCTCGTTCCGCTCCAGACGTTTCGGATTCAGCACCGGGATTACACCGGCTCGAACAACCCGCCCATCCTGCACCGCAAAGAAGCCTTTCTCTCCAGCGCTCATCCGCTGTATCCGAAATTCTCCCGCCTCACCCGCCAGGAGGAGAAGTGGGGGCTGTACGATAAAGCGGTGCGCATCGGCACCCGGCGCGGCTGGGAACAGATACTCGCCGAGCGGGGTGTCAGGCTGTCCGGGCATCGGCTCGTCCGTCGGCACGAACCGGACGGCGCCTCTTGA
- a CDS encoding (4Fe-4S)-binding protein, giving the protein MKVNWDENVCTHSANCVKSLPQVFKVEDGKFVIDTSAASEDEVRAVVAKCPSGALSVQEE; this is encoded by the coding sequence ATGAAAGTCAACTGGGATGAGAACGTCTGTACGCATTCGGCAAATTGCGTCAAGAGTCTGCCGCAGGTCTTCAAGGTCGAAGACGGAAAATTCGTCATTGATACGAGCGCGGCCTCAGAGGACGAGGTCCGGGCCGTTGTTGCCAAATGCCCATCGGGCGCCCTGAGCGTGCAGGAAGAGTAA